One genomic segment of Falco peregrinus isolate bFalPer1 chromosome 7, bFalPer1.pri, whole genome shotgun sequence includes these proteins:
- the MRPL18 gene encoding 39S ribosomal protein L18, mitochondrial: protein MALSSRTCLLLVASRLQARGAASLKIETEADTSENEVVAPDFTNRNPRNLEQLALARKERGWKTTWPKREFWHRLRLERTQHYVEAFVERSNGDIVVSASTREWAIKRHLYSPKGVAACKNLGRVMAQRCLEAGINFVNFKAVIPWERRCDSIQEFEKAMEEGGVVLREPQRIYR from the exons ATGGCGCTGAGCAGCCGCACCTGCCTACTgctggtggccagcaggctCCAGGCACGTGGAGCGG CCAGTCTCAAAATTGAGACCGAAGCGGACACAAGCGAAAATGAGGTTGTTGCCCCAGACTTTACTAACAGGAATCCTCGGAACTTGGAGCAGTTGGCCCTGGCTAGGAAGGAGCGTGGCTGGAAGACGACATGGCCAAAGCGTGAATTCTGGCATAG ATTACGGCTTGAGCGCACACAGCATTATGTAGAAGCCTTTGTTGAGCGCTCCAATGGGGATATTGTGGTATCTGCCTCTACCCGAGAGTGGGCCATAAAGAGACACCTATATAGTCCTAAGGGAGTAGCAGCATGCAAAAACCTTGGCCGCGTAATGGCGCAGCGGTGTTTGGAAGCAGGAATCAACTTTGTGAACTTCAAAGCTGTTATCCCCTGGGAGCGTCGCTGTGACTCG ATTCAGGAATTTGAAAAAGCTATGGAGGAGGGTGGTGTCGTTCTGCGTGAGCCACAAAGAATCTATCGGTAA